A single region of the Candidatus Atribacteria bacterium genome encodes:
- a CDS encoding 50S ribosomal protein L20: protein MPRATNSVASRRRRNKVLKLTKGYWGAKSKLYRTAHEAMMKALSYAYRDRRARKRDFRGLWITRIGIAARNEGISYNKFIRGLKVAGVEINRKMLAELSINNQEAFISVVKLAKESVH, encoded by the coding sequence ATGCCAAGAGCGACAAATAGTGTTGCCTCAAGAAGAAGGAGAAATAAAGTACTAAAATTAACAAAGGGATATTGGGGAGCAAAAAGCAAACTTTATCGTACTGCTCATGAAGCAATGATGAAAGCCCTTTCTTATGCCTATAGAGATAGAAGGGCTAGAAAAAGAGATTTTAGAGGGTTGTGGATAACCAGAATTGGAATTGCAGCTAGAAACGAAGGTATCTCTTATAATAAGTTTATAAGAGGTTTAAAAGTTGCAGGAGTAGAAATAAACAGAAAAATGTTAGCTGAATTATCAATTAATAATCAAGAAGCATTTATTAGTGTGGTGAAATTAGCTAAAGAAAGTGTTCATTAA
- a CDS encoding translation initiation factor IF-3: MGIKSTPKLRINEKIRAEKIRLIDFEGKQVGLVSKKEGLELAEKSNLDLVEVAPEAKPPVCRIIDYGKYKYLLDKKNKTGKKKQKSGGIKEIKMRPNIGEHDYNFKVKNLYKFLEEGNQVKITIMFRGREMNYVDLGRKLLERVIEHTNEIAKVLKEPKLEGRNMTLVLMPK; this comes from the coding sequence ATAGGAATTAAGTCAACACCAAAGTTAAGAATAAATGAAAAAATTAGGGCTGAGAAAATTAGGCTTATAGATTTTGAAGGTAAACAAGTAGGATTAGTAAGCAAAAAGGAAGGCCTTGAGCTTGCCGAAAAGAGCAATTTGGACTTAGTTGAAGTTGCACCAGAAGCTAAACCTCCTGTTTGTAGAATTATTGATTACGGAAAGTATAAATACTTATTGGATAAAAAAAATAAGACTGGGAAGAAGAAACAGAAAAGCGGTGGGATAAAAGAAATAAAAATGCGCCCTAATATTGGAGAACATGATTACAATTTCAAGGTAAAAAATTTATATAAATTTTTAGAAGAAGGTAATCAAGTTAAAATTACTATCATGTTTAGAGGGCGAGAGATGAATTATGTAGATTTAGGAAGAAAATTATTAGAACGCGTAATTGAGCACACTAATGAAATAGCTAAAGTTTTAAAGGAACCAAAATTAGAAGGACGGAATATGACTTTAGTTTTAATGCCAAAATAA
- a CDS encoding phenylalanine--tRNA ligase subunit alpha, producing the protein MENRIDEIKKKIVSELNRARDLKDIEKLRVTYLGRKGVVTLLLRKLGTLSSEERPKAGQLLNQTKREIEELLKTHEVEIEKMEKEKRLLGEAIDITIPGRKINKGTIHPINLVLKEVEEIFLSLGFKMEEGPEVELDYYNFEALNIPKDHPARDDQDSFYITKDILLRPQTSPVQIRTMENQRPPVRIIATGKCYRRDATDSTHSPMFHQIEGLAVDRNVTFGDLKGILTVFVHRMFGKDRKVRFRPGYFPFVEPGAEVDVSCLLCGGEGCKSCGYVGWLEIMGAGEVHPRVLEMVGYDPEEYSGFAFGMGAERIAMLKYGINDIRLFFENDLRFLKQF; encoded by the coding sequence TTGGAAAATAGAATAGATGAGATCAAAAAGAAAATTGTATCTGAATTAAATAGAGCGAGGGATTTAAAAGATATTGAAAAACTAAGGGTAACATACTTAGGCAGAAAAGGAGTGGTAACTCTTCTATTAAGAAAATTGGGAACACTTTCATCGGAAGAAAGGCCAAAAGCTGGGCAGTTATTGAATCAAACAAAAAGAGAAATCGAAGAGTTACTCAAAACACATGAAGTGGAAATAGAAAAAATGGAGAAAGAAAAAAGATTACTAGGCGAAGCTATTGATATTACCATTCCGGGGAGAAAAATCAATAAAGGAACCATTCATCCCATTAATTTAGTGCTAAAAGAGGTTGAGGAAATTTTTTTGAGTTTAGGATTTAAAATGGAAGAAGGCCCGGAGGTAGAGCTGGATTACTATAATTTTGAAGCACTCAATATTCCTAAAGACCATCCTGCTAGAGACGACCAGGATTCTTTCTATATTACCAAAGATATTCTCCTTCGTCCCCAGACTTCTCCTGTACAAATCCGTACGATGGAAAATCAGAGACCGCCGGTTAGAATAATTGCTACAGGAAAATGTTATAGGCGCGATGCCACTGATAGTACTCATTCCCCCATGTTTCACCAGATAGAGGGGTTAGCAGTGGATAGAAACGTCACCTTTGGTGATTTAAAAGGAATTTTAACCGTTTTTGTGCACAGAATGTTTGGTAAAGATAGAAAAGTAAGATTTAGGCCGGGATATTTTCCATTCGTTGAACCTGGGGCCGAAGTGGATGTATCTTGTTTATTATGTGGAGGCGAAGGATGTAAATCTTGTGGTTATGTTGGCTGGTTAGAGATTATGGGGGCAGGAGAAGTACATCCAAGAGTATTAGAGATGGTTGGTTATGATCCGGAAGAATATTCAGGCTTTGCCTTTGGAATGGGGGCAGAAAGAATTGCCATGCTGAAATACGGCATAAATGATATCCGCTTATTTTTTGAAAATGATTTAAGATTTTTAAAACAATTTTAA
- the thrS gene encoding threonine--tRNA ligase, with translation MSEIKVFLLDGSEIKLNKGATLFDAAVKINRKLGEEAVAGLINGVEKDLNCVLKDNDRIEIKTFASLEGREIYHHSSSHIMAQAVKELFPQVKLAIGPAIKDGFYYDFDLDHSLTPEDMVLIEKKMKEIVGRDLPLKRIEVSKEEAQKLFKEQKEDYKIELLKDIEDDMVSLYQQGDFIDLCRGPHISSTGKLKAFKLLSIAGAYWRGNEKNKMLQRIYGISFDKKPELENYLQLLEEAKRRDHRKLGKDLNLFSFHDEGIGFPFFHPKGMVLRNILEDYWKDEHYKSGYTEVKTPIILNKSLWVKSGHWDHYKENMYFTRIDEEDYAIKPMNCPGGILIYNTTLHSYRDLPLRMGELGLVHRHELSGVLHGLFRVRCFTQDDAHIYMSPDQIENEIKGVIDLTDRIYKTFNFPYRVELSTKPENAMGSEEIWEKATSSLEEALKDKKIDYIINEGDGAFYGPKIDFHLQDCIGRSWQCGTIQLDFIMPEKFDLYYINKEGNKERPVMLHRTILGSIERFIGILIENYAGAFPLWLAPVQVRLMPIADRHIEYGKNLLNKLSQYNIRVELDEINDKIGAKIRKAEMEKIPYMLIFGDKEVEEGIASVRKRGKGDLGKIKLDKFIEYTLKEVKEKILF, from the coding sequence ATGTCAGAGATTAAAGTGTTTTTATTAGACGGTTCGGAAATAAAATTGAATAAAGGGGCTACTTTATTTGATGCTGCGGTCAAAATAAACCGAAAATTAGGCGAAGAAGCAGTCGCTGGTTTAATAAACGGAGTGGAAAAAGATTTAAATTGTGTCCTTAAGGATAATGATCGAATTGAAATTAAAACTTTCGCCTCATTGGAAGGCAGAGAAATCTACCATCATAGCAGTTCTCATATTATGGCACAGGCGGTAAAAGAGTTATTTCCTCAGGTAAAATTAGCTATTGGACCGGCTATCAAGGATGGCTTCTATTACGATTTTGATCTAGACCATTCTCTTACCCCGGAAGATATGGTACTTATTGAGAAAAAGATGAAAGAGATAGTGGGTAGAGATCTTCCTTTAAAAAGGATAGAAGTAAGTAAAGAAGAAGCCCAAAAATTATTTAAAGAACAAAAAGAGGATTATAAAATTGAACTCCTTAAAGATATAGAAGATGATATGGTTTCCTTATATCAGCAGGGGGATTTTATTGATCTATGTAGAGGTCCTCATATTTCTTCTACGGGGAAGCTAAAAGCTTTTAAACTTTTAAGCATTGCCGGAGCATATTGGAGGGGAAACGAGAAAAATAAGATGTTACAACGTATTTACGGGATCTCATTTGATAAAAAACCCGAGCTGGAGAACTATTTACAATTGCTTGAAGAGGCGAAAAGGAGAGATCACCGAAAATTAGGAAAAGATTTAAATTTATTCAGCTTTCATGACGAGGGGATCGGATTTCCTTTTTTTCATCCTAAGGGAATGGTGTTAAGAAATATTTTGGAAGATTACTGGAAAGATGAACATTACAAGAGTGGTTATACAGAAGTTAAAACCCCGATAATCTTAAATAAATCATTATGGGTAAAATCAGGGCACTGGGATCATTATAAGGAGAATATGTATTTTACTAGAATAGATGAAGAAGATTATGCCATTAAACCGATGAATTGCCCTGGGGGAATTTTAATTTACAATACCACTTTGCATAGCTATAGAGATTTACCGCTTAGAATGGGAGAATTAGGATTAGTGCATAGGCATGAATTATCTGGGGTACTTCATGGATTATTCAGAGTGAGGTGTTTTACCCAGGATGATGCTCATATATATATGAGCCCCGATCAGATTGAAAACGAAATAAAAGGAGTGATCGATTTAACAGATAGGATATATAAGACTTTTAATTTTCCCTATCGAGTGGAATTAAGCACTAAACCGGAAAACGCTATGGGCTCAGAAGAAATATGGGAAAAAGCTACGAGTAGTCTAGAAGAGGCCTTAAAAGATAAAAAAATAGATTATATTATTAATGAAGGCGATGGGGCATTTTACGGTCCCAAAATAGATTTTCATTTACAAGATTGCATAGGAAGAAGCTGGCAGTGCGGTACCATCCAGTTAGATTTTATTATGCCGGAAAAATTTGACCTTTACTATATCAACAAAGAGGGAAATAAGGAAAGACCGGTTATGTTACACCGAACTATTTTGGGAAGCATAGAAAGGTTCATTGGGATACTTATCGAAAATTACGCGGGAGCATTCCCCCTGTGGTTAGCTCCTGTTCAGGTAAGATTAATGCCTATTGCTGATAGGCATATTGAGTATGGTAAAAATTTATTGAATAAGTTAAGCCAATATAATATAAGGGTAGAATTAGACGAAATTAATGATAAAATAGGAGCCAAAATAAGAAAAGCTGAAATGGAAAAAATTCCTTATATGTTAATATTTGGAGACAAAGAAGTAGAAGAGGGTATTGCTTCGGTAAGAAAGAGAGGAAAAGGTGACCTAGGTAAGATTAAACTAGATAAGTTTATCGAATACACCTTAAAAGAAGTTAAAGAAAAAATCCTATTTTAA
- a CDS encoding 50S ribosomal protein L35: MPKMKTHKSSAKRFKVSSSGKIIRSKAYKSHILTKKTSKRKRNLRKATTVSSVEIKKVKVLLPYS, from the coding sequence ATGCCCAAAATGAAAACACATAAGAGTTCAGCAAAAAGGTTTAAGGTAAGTAGTTCAGGCAAAATAATACGATCAAAAGCCTATAAAAGTCATATTTTAACTAAAAAGACTTCAAAACGCAAACGAAATCTAAGGAAAGCTACTACAGTTAGCAGCGTTGAGATAAAAAAAGTTAAAGTATTGTTACCCTATTCTTAA